The proteins below are encoded in one region of Desulfobaccales bacterium:
- a CDS encoding sulfite exporter TauE/SafE family protein, which produces MFYAIYAIYFVTGLAAGVIGGLLGTGGCALMMPVIRFGFHFDPALAVGTTLTAVVFTAASGAIQHWRMKNVDAETSLLTGYSGILGVIIGSIIFGYLKPYGALIDLIIGLAFIVVSLRMLYEGLLVTGPPQAAGTAIPGTPLAKTVLGSAIGTLTGIIGLGGGYALVPSYIYFLKAPVKLAIGTSMAAFVWMALVGAIFKFYQQAVNIPAAVALGVGALIGAIFGARLVAKIKPHILKALFGLLFLYVSLKYILIYFGIHI; this is translated from the coding sequence ATGTTTTATGCCATATACGCCATTTATTTCGTCACCGGCCTTGCGGCCGGGGTGATCGGCGGATTGCTGGGCACCGGCGGTTGCGCCCTGATGATGCCGGTCATCCGCTTCGGGTTTCACTTCGACCCAGCCCTGGCGGTGGGCACCACCCTCACCGCCGTGGTCTTCACCGCCGCCTCCGGTGCTATCCAGCACTGGCGCATGAAAAACGTGGATGCCGAGACCTCCCTCCTCACCGGCTACAGCGGCATCCTCGGGGTCATCATCGGCTCCATCATCTTCGGCTATCTGAAGCCCTATGGCGCCCTCATCGACCTGATCATCGGCCTGGCCTTCATTGTGGTGTCCCTGCGCATGCTGTATGAAGGCCTGCTGGTGACAGGGCCCCCGCAGGCCGCGGGCACCGCCATTCCCGGCACCCCCCTGGCCAAAACGGTGCTGGGCTCGGCCATCGGCACCCTCACCGGCATCATCGGCCTGGGCGGCGGCTACGCCTTGGTCCCTTCCTACATCTATTTCCTCAAGGCCCCGGTCAAACTGGCCATCGGCACCTCCATGGCCGCCTTTGTCTGGATGGCCCTGGTGGGGGCCATCTTTAAGTTCTATCAGCAAGCGGTGAATATTCCGGCTGCCGTGGCTCTGGGAGTGGGCGCCCTCATCGGCGCCATCTTCGGGGCCAGGCTGGTGGCCAAAATCAAGCCCCACATTCTGAAGGCCCTCTTCGGCCTGCTGTTTTTATACGTCTCCCTGAAATACATCCTGATCTATTTCGGGATTCACATCTAA
- a CDS encoding DUF134 domain-containing protein, with protein sequence MSRPRKCRWVEREPGVTYFKPQGVPLKNLEQVIITVDELEALRLSDLLNHSHEATAQQMKVSRPTVTRMLARAHRAIADALVNGKAIRIEGGDYILETCHTCCPTCGKPLHRLTPLPDNTVCHACERGEEGEATPAPEGGSQEGEG encoded by the coding sequence ATGTCCAGACCGAGAAAATGTCGCTGGGTGGAGCGGGAGCCCGGGGTGACCTATTTCAAGCCCCAGGGGGTGCCGCTGAAGAATCTGGAGCAGGTCATCATCACCGTGGATGAGCTGGAGGCCTTGCGGCTGTCGGATCTGCTGAACCACAGCCATGAAGCCACGGCCCAGCAGATGAAGGTCTCCCGGCCCACCGTCACCCGCATGTTGGCCCGGGCCCACCGGGCCATTGCCGACGCCCTGGTGAACGGCAAGGCCATCCGCATCGAAGGAGGGGATTATATCCTGGAGACCTGCCACACCTGCTGTCCTACCTGTGGCAAGCCTCTCCATCGACTCACCCCATTACCCGACAACACCGTCTGTCACGCCTGCGAGAGGGGAGAGGAGGGAGAGGCGACTCCGGCGCCGGAGGGGGGATCCCAGGAGGGTGAAGGGTGA
- a CDS encoding purine-nucleoside phosphorylase, with the protein MAMMDYRQQVEEGAAFLRRRLPFVPRWGIILGTGQGRLAEHLEGGGALSYEEIPHFPPSTTPSHAGRLAWGRLAGVPVLVFQGRFHLYEGLSPRQVTLPVRLLAALGGEVLAVCNAAGGLHPLFQAGDLMLITDHINFQGDNPLVGANLDDWGPRFPDMSRVYDSGLRALAEEVARERRLRLRQGVYVAVRGPSLETPAETRMLRLLGADAVGMSTVPEVIVAVHAGLKVLGLSVISNVNLPDAMAPIDLAEIIATVAAAEPRLVELLLGILARYGQEEGNGVGGR; encoded by the coding sequence ATGGCAATGATGGATTATCGCCAACAGGTAGAAGAAGGCGCGGCCTTTCTACGGCGAAGGCTTCCCTTTGTTCCCCGCTGGGGCATCATTCTGGGTACCGGCCAGGGCCGGCTGGCGGAGCACCTGGAAGGTGGCGGCGCTCTCAGCTATGAAGAAATTCCCCATTTTCCCCCCTCCACCACCCCCAGCCATGCCGGGCGGCTGGCCTGGGGCCGGCTGGCCGGCGTCCCGGTGCTGGTCTTCCAGGGACGCTTCCATCTCTATGAGGGCTTGAGTCCACGGCAAGTGACCCTGCCGGTCCGCCTCCTGGCGGCGCTGGGCGGGGAGGTCCTGGCGGTGTGCAATGCCGCCGGCGGTCTCCATCCCCTCTTTCAGGCCGGGGACCTGATGCTCATCACCGACCACATCAACTTTCAGGGCGACAATCCCCTGGTGGGGGCCAACCTGGACGACTGGGGCCCCCGGTTTCCGGACATGAGCCGGGTGTATGATTCGGGATTGCGGGCCCTGGCGGAGGAGGTGGCCCGGGAACGACGCCTGCGCCTGCGCCAGGGGGTTTATGTGGCGGTGCGGGGCCCGTCGCTGGAGACGCCGGCGGAAACCCGCATGCTGCGCCTGCTGGGCGCCGATGCCGTGGGCATGTCCACCGTGCCCGAGGTCATCGTCGCCGTGCACGCCGGCCTGAAAGTTCTGGGGCTGTCGGTGATCAGCAACGTCAACCTCCCCGACGCCATGGCCCCCATCGACCTGGCGGAGATCATCGCCACGGTGGCCGCGGCGGAACCCCGTCTGGTGGAATTGCTTCTGGGAATCCTGGCCCGGTATGGTCAGGAGGAGGGCAACGGTGTCGGAGGGAGATGA
- the tsaB gene encoding tRNA (adenosine(37)-N6)-threonylcarbamoyltransferase complex dimerization subunit type 1 TsaB, with translation MLLLAVETATEQGSVALWEEGQVVGEISQALPGAYLRHLLPAVETLLKEAGRSLSQVRALAVSQGPGNFTGLRIGIATVKTLAFALQVPVVPVSTLEVIAARLPFRPEPVGVLVDAKRGEVYLGLFRCEAATPVALGEPERLPVGHLPSRLRPPLVLTGPGLSVHADFLKPLLPPGLVLAPPELRSPQAATLARLAQERLDRGAGVSPATLLPTYLRPAL, from the coding sequence ATGTTGCTTCTGGCAGTGGAGACGGCCACCGAACAGGGCAGCGTGGCCCTGTGGGAGGAGGGGCAGGTGGTGGGGGAGATCTCCCAGGCCCTCCCCGGGGCCTACCTGCGCCATCTCCTGCCGGCGGTGGAGACCCTGTTAAAGGAGGCCGGCCGCAGTCTCTCCCAGGTGCGGGCCCTGGCGGTGAGTCAAGGGCCGGGGAATTTCACCGGCCTGCGCATCGGCATTGCCACGGTGAAGACCCTGGCCTTCGCCCTGCAGGTGCCGGTGGTGCCGGTCTCCACCCTGGAGGTGATCGCCGCCCGCCTGCCGTTCCGCCCCGAGCCGGTGGGGGTGCTGGTGGACGCCAAACGGGGGGAGGTCTATCTGGGCCTGTTTCGCTGCGAGGCCGCGACCCCGGTGGCCCTGGGGGAGCCGGAGCGGCTGCCGGTGGGGCACCTGCCCTCCCGGCTGCGTCCCCCCCTGGTCCTCACCGGCCCGGGGTTGAGCGTTCATGCAGATTTTCTGAAGCCCCTGCTGCCACCAGGCCTGGTCCTCGCCCCCCCGGAGCTGCGCTCCCCCCAGGCCGCCACCTTGGCCCGGCTGGCACAGGAGCGCCTCGACCGGGGTGCCGGCGTCTCGCCCGCCACCTTGCTCCCCACTTACCTCCGCCCGGCGCTGTGA
- a CDS encoding zinc ribbon domain-containing protein encodes MGLWLKCPECQELNAPAAKVCSACGAPLSNLPREKRVYYFGPAPAPRAPEAPAAAAPFPAAAVSPVPAIREEVPEAVPEAAPAPEGAPPAGNHPPKKGKAKGGRKKKK; translated from the coding sequence ATGGGGTTGTGGCTCAAGTGCCCTGAGTGTCAAGAGTTGAACGCCCCCGCTGCCAAGGTGTGTTCTGCCTGCGGCGCGCCCCTCAGCAATCTGCCCCGGGAAAAACGGGTCTATTATTTCGGGCCGGCGCCGGCCCCCCGGGCCCCGGAGGCACCTGCCGCCGCCGCACCCTTTCCCGCCGCCGCCGTCTCCCCGGTGCCTGCCATCCGGGAGGAGGTCCCGGAAGCCGTCCCCGAGGCGGCCCCGGCTCCGGAGGGCGCCCCGCCGGCGGGCAATCATCCTCCCAAAAAGGGGAAGGCCAAGGGCGGCCGTAAAAAGAAAAAGTAG
- the thiC gene encoding phosphomethylpyrimidine synthase ThiC, translated as MTQREAALAGKITPAMQQAAAAEGLNPEAIRQGLAEGRLVVPANIHHEGLKAIAIGRGVRVKTNANIGTSPHDISLDKELAKLAAALQHGADAIMDLSTGGPLDLIRATLLRECPAPFGTVPIYQIMVEAKSLEEVQASWFLDMVAHHAEQGVDFVTVHCGVTRAALPYLKKRVTGVVSRGGSFTVAWMRRHGKENPLFEHFDQLLDIARTHDVTLSLGDGLRPGCLADATDRAQLHELKTLGTLVKRAWEAGVQVMVEGPGHLPLHAIAKNIRLQQKYCHGAPFYVLGPLVTDVAAGYDHIAGAIGGAYAAWLGASFLCYVTPAEHLKLPEVEDVVEGVIAARIAAHAADVALGIPGAAEWDLRMSQARRALDWQRQIELSIDPDKARRYRELSQAKEDQCTMCGRFCAMKVFDEKFD; from the coding sequence ATGACGCAACGTGAGGCGGCTCTGGCAGGCAAAATCACCCCGGCCATGCAGCAGGCGGCGGCGGCCGAAGGGCTTAACCCGGAGGCCATCCGTCAGGGCCTGGCGGAGGGCCGCCTGGTGGTGCCGGCCAACATCCACCACGAGGGGCTGAAGGCCATCGCCATCGGCCGGGGAGTGAGGGTCAAGACCAACGCCAATATCGGCACCTCCCCCCACGATATCAGCCTGGACAAGGAGCTGGCCAAGCTGGCCGCGGCCCTGCAGCACGGCGCCGACGCCATCATGGACCTGTCCACCGGCGGTCCTTTGGATCTGATCCGCGCCACTCTGCTGCGGGAGTGTCCGGCGCCTTTCGGCACCGTGCCCATCTACCAGATCATGGTGGAGGCCAAAAGCCTGGAGGAAGTGCAGGCCTCCTGGTTTCTGGACATGGTGGCCCACCACGCCGAGCAAGGGGTGGATTTTGTCACCGTGCACTGCGGCGTCACCCGGGCGGCCCTGCCCTATCTCAAGAAACGGGTCACCGGAGTGGTCTCCCGGGGCGGCTCCTTCACCGTGGCCTGGATGCGCCGCCACGGCAAGGAAAACCCGTTATTTGAACATTTTGATCAACTATTGGACATTGCCCGGACCCATGACGTCACCCTGTCTTTGGGGGATGGCCTCAGGCCCGGGTGCCTGGCGGACGCCACCGACCGGGCCCAGCTCCATGAGCTGAAGACCCTGGGCACCTTGGTGAAACGGGCCTGGGAGGCCGGGGTGCAGGTGATGGTGGAAGGGCCGGGGCATCTGCCGTTGCACGCCATCGCCAAAAACATCCGCCTGCAGCAGAAATACTGCCACGGCGCCCCCTTCTATGTGTTGGGGCCGCTGGTCACCGACGTGGCCGCGGGTTACGATCACATCGCCGGGGCCATCGGCGGGGCCTACGCCGCCTGGCTGGGCGCCTCCTTTTTGTGCTATGTCACACCTGCCGAACACCTGAAGCTGCCGGAAGTGGAGGACGTGGTGGAGGGGGTGATCGCCGCCCGCATCGCCGCCCACGCCGCCGACGTGGCGTTGGGAATCCCCGGGGCGGCGGAGTGGGATCTCAGGATGTCCCAGGCCCGCCGGGCCTTGGACTGGCAGCGCCAGATCGAGCTCAGCATCGATCCGGACAAGGCCCGGCGCTACCGGGAGCTGAGCCAGGCCAAAGAGGACCAGTGCACCATGTGCGGCCGGTTTTGTGCCATGAAGGTCTTCGACGAGAAGTTTGACTGA
- a CDS encoding cobalamin-binding protein has protein sequence MTPRIPLLCLLLVGLTLQTGLLRAATGVGMESSLAPAAPRRLVTLAPSLTEMVFAVGAGERLVGVDRHSDYPPQVQGLPRVGSYIHPDVERVVALKPDLVLAVRDGTPPHLLARLQYVGIPVHVVDPRTLEGVIATLLEVGNRLGVHEATRALAEDLGRRLARIRNLASQARSRPRVFFQIGVSPLVSAGSHTLIDELIATAGGINVAAGGPPYPRFSQEQVLALRPEVIIITTMEREGLFEQVKAGWQRWVQLPAVRQGRIHLIDSDLVDRPGPRLFDGLELVFRLLHPDLAAALP, from the coding sequence GTGACTCCACGAATCCCCCTCCTTTGCCTGCTGCTGGTGGGACTCACCCTCCAGACCGGCCTGCTCCGGGCGGCGACGGGAGTAGGGATGGAGTCCTCACTAGCACCGGCTGCGCCCCGGCGGCTGGTGACCCTGGCCCCCAGCCTCACGGAGATGGTCTTTGCGGTGGGGGCCGGGGAGCGGCTGGTGGGGGTGGATCGCCACAGCGACTACCCACCGCAGGTTCAGGGACTCCCCCGGGTGGGCTCCTACATCCACCCCGACGTGGAGCGGGTGGTGGCTCTTAAACCCGATCTGGTGCTGGCCGTGCGGGACGGCACCCCGCCCCATCTCCTGGCCCGCCTTCAGTATGTGGGGATTCCGGTGCACGTGGTGGACCCCCGCACCCTGGAGGGGGTGATCGCCACTCTGTTGGAGGTGGGAAACCGCCTCGGCGTCCATGAGGCCACCCGGGCGCTGGCCGAGGATCTGGGCCGGCGCCTGGCCCGGATCAGAAACCTGGCGTCCCAGGCGCGCTCCCGGCCCCGGGTCTTCTTCCAGATCGGGGTATCGCCCCTGGTCTCCGCCGGCTCCCACACCCTCATCGATGAGCTCATCGCCACCGCCGGCGGTATCAATGTGGCGGCGGGCGGGCCGCCTTATCCCCGCTTCTCCCAGGAGCAGGTCCTGGCCCTGCGCCCGGAGGTCATCATCATCACCACCATGGAACGGGAAGGTCTCTTTGAGCAGGTCAAGGCCGGATGGCAGCGCTGGGTGCAACTCCCCGCCGTCCGGCAGGGCCGGATCCACCTCATTGACTCCGATCTGGTGGACCGGCCCGGCCCCCGGCTATTTGATGGTCTCGAGCTGGTCTTCCGGCTCCTCCACCCGGATCTGGCGGCGGCCCTGCCATGA
- a CDS encoding iron ABC transporter permease, which translates to MNLGRRLLLVLAVGGLGLALSLAAGLCAGSWGAGWRPTFSALLGSGDPEDILPVIIWHLRFPRVLLAALVGATLSAAGVVFQALLRNPLAEPYILGVSGGAAVGAILALLAGWAAFPGVTGLAFAGSMATLALLVLLTWGKAVRRHEALLLSGVMVNAFCGAIIMFLLSLTQDARLHHLLFWLMGDLSLAAPEHLPYLAAALLPGFVVLMGLARPLNLLLLGEESAHFLGLNVAVISRLLLILTSFLVSLVVCHSGLVGFVGLVVPHLLRLLVGPDHRLLLPASLLGGASFLVLCDLLSRVLPATGEMPVGVVTALVGAPLFIFLLLRSR; encoded by the coding sequence ATGAACCTGGGACGCCGCTTGCTTCTGGTGCTGGCCGTGGGCGGCCTGGGGCTGGCCCTCAGCCTGGCGGCGGGGCTGTGCGCCGGCTCCTGGGGAGCCGGTTGGCGGCCTACTTTCAGCGCTCTTTTGGGCTCTGGCGACCCGGAAGACATCCTGCCGGTCATCATCTGGCACCTGCGTTTTCCCCGGGTGCTCCTGGCTGCGCTGGTGGGGGCCACCCTGTCGGCGGCGGGGGTGGTTTTTCAGGCTCTCTTGCGCAATCCCCTGGCAGAGCCCTACATCCTGGGGGTTTCCGGCGGAGCGGCGGTGGGGGCCATCCTGGCCCTGCTGGCGGGGTGGGCTGCCTTTCCCGGGGTCACGGGCCTGGCCTTTGCCGGGAGCATGGCCACCTTGGCCCTGCTGGTGCTCCTTACCTGGGGTAAGGCGGTGCGGCGCCACGAAGCCCTGCTCCTCTCCGGGGTCATGGTCAACGCCTTCTGCGGCGCCATCATCATGTTTCTTTTGTCTTTGACCCAGGATGCCCGCCTGCACCACCTGCTCTTCTGGCTCATGGGGGACCTCTCCCTGGCGGCGCCGGAGCATCTCCCTTATCTGGCCGCCGCTCTCCTCCCCGGCTTTGTGGTGCTCATGGGACTGGCCCGCCCCCTCAACCTGCTCCTCCTGGGAGAGGAAAGCGCCCATTTTCTGGGGCTCAATGTCGCCGTCATCTCCCGCCTGCTCCTGATCCTCACCTCCTTTCTGGTGAGCCTGGTGGTCTGTCACTCCGGGTTGGTGGGCTTTGTGGGCCTGGTGGTGCCGCATCTGCTGCGCCTGCTGGTGGGCCCGGACCACCGCCTGCTGCTTCCGGCTTCCCTTTTGGGCGGCGCCAGCTTTCTGGTGTTGTGCGACCTCCTCTCCCGGGTACTGCCGGCCACGGGGGAGATGCCGGTGGGGGTGGTGACGGCCTTGGTGGGCGCCCCGCTGTTCATCTTTCTCCTGCTGCGAAGTCGCTGA
- the rseP gene encoding RIP metalloprotease RseP, with amino-acid sequence MTTVIATIVVLGLLIFVHEFGHFLLAKLLGVKVEAFSLGFPPKLLSKKWGETEYRLSIIPLGGYVKLLGENPTDPVPPGEEHRSFSHHPLWHRALIVLAGPGFNLLFAVAALSLIFALSGIPYVLPRVGEVMANSPAAEAGLKKDDLVTAIDGRPISRWDELVQAVRSAGERPLTFSVQRGNELLTLTITPRRMETTDLFGKKVSAPLIGVSAGQHLAVSQVGPLTALSQGILTTGRMAELTALHLWKLISRELPASTLGGPILIAQMAGQQAEQGVYALVQFMAFLSVNLTLLNLLPIPVLDGGHMLFILWEAIRGKPMAMKYREAAQALGLMIILALMVMIFYQDLQRLFHGG; translated from the coding sequence ATGACCACTGTCATCGCCACCATTGTGGTGCTGGGCCTTCTCATCTTTGTGCATGAGTTCGGCCATTTTCTCTTGGCCAAACTTTTGGGCGTCAAGGTGGAGGCCTTTTCCCTGGGTTTCCCTCCCAAACTCCTCAGCAAAAAATGGGGCGAAACCGAATACCGGCTCTCCATCATCCCCTTGGGGGGATATGTCAAGCTCTTGGGGGAGAACCCCACCGATCCCGTCCCTCCGGGAGAAGAGCACCGCTCGTTTTCGCATCATCCCCTGTGGCACCGGGCCCTGATCGTACTGGCCGGCCCCGGCTTCAACCTCCTCTTTGCCGTGGCGGCCTTAAGCCTCATCTTCGCCCTGAGCGGCATCCCCTATGTCCTCCCTCGGGTGGGCGAGGTGATGGCGAATTCCCCCGCGGCCGAAGCCGGCTTGAAGAAGGATGACCTGGTGACCGCCATTGACGGGCGCCCCATTTCCCGCTGGGACGAACTGGTGCAGGCGGTGCGCTCCGCAGGGGAGCGCCCCCTGACCTTCAGCGTGCAGCGGGGAAACGAGCTTCTCACCCTGACCATCACCCCCCGCCGCATGGAGACCACGGACCTCTTTGGGAAAAAGGTGTCTGCGCCGCTCATCGGCGTGAGCGCCGGCCAGCATCTGGCGGTCTCCCAGGTGGGGCCCCTCACCGCCCTGAGCCAGGGGATTCTCACCACCGGGCGGATGGCGGAACTCACGGCGCTGCACCTCTGGAAGCTCATCAGTCGGGAGCTGCCCGCCAGCACCCTGGGAGGACCCATCCTCATCGCCCAGATGGCCGGCCAGCAGGCGGAGCAGGGGGTCTATGCCCTGGTGCAATTCATGGCCTTCCTGAGTGTCAACCTCACCCTCCTCAACCTGCTCCCCATTCCCGTCCTGGACGGGGGGCACATGCTTTTCATCCTCTGGGAAGCCATCCGGGGCAAGCCCATGGCCATGAAATACCGGGAGGCCGCCCAGGCCCTGGGGCTGATGATCATCCTGGCCCTGATGGTGATGATCTTTTATCAGGACCTGCAGCGCCTCTTTCATGGAGGTTAA
- the purM gene encoding phosphoribosylformylglycinamidine cyclo-ligase, which translates to MREELTYKEAGVDIDKADAFVDSIRTLVKSTFRTGVLGDVGGFGGLFHLDPNRYRDPVLVASTDGVGTKLKVAILMGRHDTIGIDLVAMCVNDILVHGAAPLFFLDYLAMGRLEPEIATQILEGIAAGCRQARCALIGGETAEMPGVYQPGDYDLAGFAVGVVERSQLLDGSDIGVGDKILGLASNGLHANGFSLVRKVFFDRLGLTVHQEIPELEGPLGEELLKPTRIYVEPVLNLMRDLPPRGIAHITGGGLVGNLPRILPKGCQAVLHRGSWPVPTIFRVLQERGNIPESEMWRTFNQGIGLVLVVRPEQVSDTLLRLQGLHEEVHVIGEIVARRPEAPPVVFT; encoded by the coding sequence GTGAGGGAGGAACTGACCTACAAAGAGGCCGGGGTGGATATCGACAAGGCGGATGCCTTTGTGGACTCCATCCGGACTCTGGTCAAATCCACTTTCCGCACCGGGGTGTTGGGGGATGTGGGGGGCTTTGGCGGCCTCTTTCACCTGGACCCCAACCGCTATCGCGACCCTGTCCTTGTCGCCTCCACCGACGGGGTGGGCACCAAGCTCAAGGTGGCCATCCTCATGGGGCGCCACGACACCATCGGCATCGATCTGGTGGCCATGTGCGTCAATGACATCCTGGTGCACGGCGCCGCGCCGTTGTTCTTCCTGGATTATCTGGCCATGGGGAGGCTGGAGCCCGAGATTGCCACCCAGATCCTGGAGGGCATCGCCGCCGGCTGCCGGCAGGCCCGGTGCGCGCTCATCGGCGGCGAAACCGCCGAGATGCCCGGGGTCTATCAGCCGGGGGACTATGATCTGGCGGGCTTTGCGGTGGGGGTGGTGGAGCGCTCCCAGCTCCTGGACGGCTCGGACATCGGGGTGGGGGACAAAATCCTCGGTTTGGCCAGCAACGGCCTGCATGCCAACGGCTTCTCCCTGGTGCGCAAGGTCTTCTTTGACCGCCTGGGGCTTACGGTCCACCAGGAAATTCCGGAGCTGGAGGGCCCTCTGGGGGAGGAGCTCCTCAAGCCCACCCGCATCTATGTGGAGCCGGTCCTCAACCTCATGCGGGACCTGCCTCCTCGGGGCATCGCCCACATCACCGGGGGGGGCCTGGTGGGCAATCTGCCCCGCATCCTTCCCAAGGGCTGTCAGGCGGTGCTGCACCGGGGCTCCTGGCCGGTGCCGACCATCTTCCGGGTCCTGCAGGAGCGGGGGAACATCCCGGAATCCGAGATGTGGCGCACCTTCAACCAGGGCATCGGCCTGGTGCTGGTGGTGCGGCCGGAGCAGGTGTCCGATACCCTCCTGCGTCTTCAGGGCCTCCATGAGGAGGTCCATGTCATCGGGGAGATCGTCGCCCGCCGCCCCGAGGCCCCGCCGGTGGTCTTCACCTGA
- a CDS encoding 1-deoxy-D-xylulose-5-phosphate reductoisomerase, producing MKGLAILGSTGSIGMNALSVVAEHPQEFRVVGLAAGRNAARLAEQVRRFRPAVVAVETPEVAAELKARLGAEAVPDILVGPEGPQAVATLPEVDLVLSAMVGAVGLAPTYAAILAGKDVALANKETLVAAGSLVMQAVKEHGVALIPVDSEHSAIFQALHGHPSEEVRSLWLTASGGPFRTWSREQLAAATPKEALKHPNWAMGAKITIDSATMMNKALEVIEAAVLFGLPPERIRVFIHPQSIIHSLVEFVDGSVLAQLGWPDMRLPIAYALTYPRRLPLNGEPLDLTRVAQLTFEAPDTGRFPALALGYEAAAIGGTMPAVLNAANEVAVAAFLAGRLPFMGIPRVVADTMAAHQPEPLANLEQVLAVNDWARERAEQLIRQTAGAIS from the coding sequence ATGAAGGGACTGGCCATTCTGGGCTCCACCGGCTCCATCGGCATGAATGCCCTGTCCGTGGTGGCGGAGCATCCCCAGGAGTTCCGGGTGGTGGGGCTGGCGGCGGGGCGCAATGCCGCCCGCCTGGCCGAGCAGGTGCGCCGCTTCCGGCCGGCGGTGGTGGCGGTGGAGACCCCGGAAGTGGCGGCCGAGCTCAAGGCGCGGCTGGGGGCGGAAGCGGTTCCCGACATCCTGGTGGGCCCCGAGGGTCCCCAGGCCGTGGCCACCCTGCCGGAGGTGGACCTGGTGCTCTCCGCCATGGTGGGAGCGGTGGGCCTGGCCCCCACCTACGCCGCCATCCTGGCCGGCAAGGACGTGGCCCTGGCCAACAAGGAGACCCTGGTGGCCGCCGGCTCCCTGGTCATGCAGGCCGTGAAGGAGCACGGTGTGGCCTTGATCCCGGTGGACAGCGAGCACAGCGCCATCTTCCAGGCCCTGCACGGGCACCCCTCCGAGGAGGTGCGCAGCCTCTGGCTCACCGCCTCGGGCGGCCCTTTCCGCACCTGGTCCCGGGAGCAACTGGCCGCCGCCACCCCCAAAGAGGCCCTGAAGCACCCCAACTGGGCCATGGGGGCCAAGATCACCATTGACAGCGCCACCATGATGAACAAGGCTCTGGAGGTCATTGAGGCGGCGGTGCTCTTCGGCCTGCCGCCGGAACGCATCCGGGTCTTCATCCACCCCCAGAGCATCATTCACTCCCTGGTGGAATTTGTGGACGGCTCGGTATTGGCCCAACTGGGCTGGCCGGACATGCGCCTGCCCATCGCCTATGCCTTGACCTACCCCCGGCGCCTGCCTCTGAACGGCGAACCCCTGGATCTGACCCGGGTGGCCCAGCTCACCTTCGAGGCCCCGGATACGGGGCGCTTTCCGGCCCTGGCTTTGGGGTATGAGGCCGCGGCCATCGGCGGCACCATGCCGGCGGTGCTCAACGCCGCCAACGAAGTGGCGGTGGCCGCCTTTCTGGCCGGCCGCCTGCCGTTTATGGGCATCCCTCGGGTGGTGGCGGACACCATGGCGGCCCATCAGCCGGAGCCTCTGGCCAACCTGGAGCAGGTGCTGGCCGTCAATGACTGGGCCCGGGAGCGGGCCGAGCAACTCATACGCCAGACCGCCGGCGCCATCTCATGA